A genomic region of Bernardetia sp. ABR2-2B contains the following coding sequences:
- a CDS encoding fumarylacetoacetate hydrolase family protein, giving the protein MKILCIGRNYADHIAELKNERPTEPVIFLKPDTAILKNNDPFYHPDFSQDIHHEVELLLRICKEGKHIEEKFAASYYDKIGLGIDFTARDLQSKAKEKGLPWDIAKGFNGSAPISEWLELSDIRDINSIDFHLEVNGETRQKGNNELMIWNFDEIIAYISKFFTLKIGDIIFTGTPAGVGKVNIGDKLEGFIREKKMLDFEVK; this is encoded by the coding sequence ATGAAAATACTTTGTATTGGCAGAAATTATGCTGACCATATTGCCGAACTTAAAAACGAACGCCCAACAGAACCTGTCATTTTCTTGAAGCCAGATACAGCAATTCTGAAAAACAATGACCCTTTTTATCATCCAGATTTTAGTCAAGATATTCATCATGAAGTAGAATTACTTTTGAGAATTTGTAAAGAAGGAAAGCATATTGAAGAAAAATTTGCAGCTTCGTATTATGATAAAATTGGCTTAGGAATAGATTTTACAGCAAGAGATTTGCAATCCAAAGCAAAAGAAAAAGGTCTTCCTTGGGATATTGCTAAAGGTTTTAATGGCTCTGCACCTATTTCGGAATGGTTAGAGCTTTCAGATATTAGAGATATAAATTCGATTGATTTTCACTTGGAGGTAAATGGAGAAACTCGCCAAAAAGGAAATAATGAACTTATGATTTGGAACTTTGATGAGATAATAGCGTATATTTCTAAGTTCTTTACTCTCAAAATAGGTGATATTATCTTTACAGGAACTCCAGCAGGAGTAGGCAAAGTGAATATTGGAGACAAACTAGAAGGTTTTATAAGAGAGAAAAAAATGTTAGATTTCGAAGTAAAATAG
- a CDS encoding CBS domain-containing protein has translation MGDLNVRIADNQLDLNEFTRYLLKDIQALELMLKEDCFDDEQMHIGAEQEICLVDDHGKPSATALEVLEALGNDSFTTELARFNVECNLEPHPFKGNCFSKLEAETISLLKALEKITTKHDIDYILTGILPTIRKFDLTTDNITPLDRYYALMNSLKKLRGKETYELKIEGIDELNTLHDTALVEACNTSFQVHLQIKPKEFVSKYNVAMAISAPILAAACNSPMLFNKRLWSETRIALFRQSVDTRISSEHLRERSPRVMFGNKWLKGSILDLYREDIMRFRVLLTTDIDEDALKMVQEGKTPKLRALNVHNSTVYRWNRPCYGVSPNGKPHLRIENRILPAGPTVVDEVANAALWIGAMNAFEDTYPDVTEIMEFDDARANFMNVARHGLRVDVKWVNGKKMSVKNLLLKEIIPMARKGLQKAKVSQTDIDKYMDIVEARVKSEQTGSSWMLQSYSKLIKESTKEEVMTAITVAIADKQKSNQPIHTWKLATIDDISDWQPSDLLVEEFMDTDLFTVTEDDVPEFAADIMDWQRIRYLPVECRDGVLGGLVSSRLLLRYFKSNSHQTEIKNNITTVKDLMITNVHTVSPETNIHEAMDLMRKQKVGCLPVVANNNLVGIITEANFLNITASLLKRIAERRRKRREKNEKNEKIKNASKPQNIRDREIKIEGVDSSQNRLENAMANGEEEE, from the coding sequence ATGGGAGATTTAAACGTAAGAATAGCAGATAATCAGCTTGACCTCAATGAGTTTACACGCTATTTGCTCAAAGATATTCAAGCTCTTGAACTCATGCTAAAAGAAGATTGCTTCGACGACGAACAAATGCACATCGGAGCAGAACAAGAAATCTGTTTGGTAGATGACCACGGAAAACCCTCTGCAACAGCCTTAGAAGTATTGGAAGCTTTAGGAAATGATAGCTTTACGACCGAACTAGCTCGTTTTAATGTAGAGTGTAATTTAGAGCCACATCCCTTCAAAGGAAATTGTTTTTCCAAATTAGAAGCCGAAACGATAAGCTTATTAAAGGCTTTGGAAAAAATTACTACCAAACATGATATAGATTATATTCTGACAGGAATACTTCCAACGATTCGAAAATTTGACCTCACAACGGATAATATTACGCCTTTAGATAGATATTATGCCCTCATGAACTCGCTCAAAAAGCTACGAGGAAAGGAGACCTACGAACTCAAAATTGAAGGAATTGATGAGTTAAATACTTTGCATGATACGGCTTTAGTTGAGGCTTGTAATACTAGTTTTCAAGTTCATTTACAGATAAAACCAAAAGAATTTGTCTCAAAATACAATGTTGCAATGGCTATTTCTGCTCCTATTTTGGCAGCGGCCTGTAACTCTCCGATGCTTTTTAATAAACGCCTTTGGAGTGAAACTAGGATTGCACTTTTTCGCCAGTCAGTTGATACACGTATTTCGTCAGAACATTTGCGTGAGCGCAGTCCTCGTGTGATGTTTGGAAACAAATGGCTTAAAGGCTCAATTTTGGATTTGTATCGTGAGGATATTATGCGCTTTAGAGTTTTGCTCACTACCGATATTGATGAAGATGCTCTCAAAATGGTACAGGAAGGCAAAACTCCAAAATTACGTGCCTTGAATGTTCATAATTCGACGGTCTATCGTTGGAATCGTCCATGTTATGGAGTAAGTCCGAATGGAAAACCACATTTGAGAATTGAAAATCGTATTCTGCCAGCAGGTCCAACCGTAGTCGATGAAGTCGCAAATGCAGCTCTTTGGATTGGGGCAATGAATGCCTTTGAAGATACTTATCCAGACGTAACTGAAATAATGGAATTTGATGATGCTCGTGCAAACTTTATGAATGTTGCTAGACACGGTTTGCGTGTAGATGTAAAATGGGTAAACGGTAAAAAAATGAGTGTTAAGAATTTACTTTTGAAAGAGATAATTCCGATGGCAAGAAAAGGATTACAGAAAGCAAAAGTTAGCCAAACTGACATTGATAAATACATGGATATTGTAGAAGCTCGTGTAAAATCCGAACAAACAGGCTCATCTTGGATGCTACAATCCTATTCGAAACTCATAAAAGAAAGCACAAAGGAAGAAGTAATGACAGCAATTACAGTTGCCATTGCAGACAAACAGAAAAGTAATCAGCCTATTCATACGTGGAAATTAGCCACCATCGATGATATTTCGGATTGGCAACCGTCAGATTTGTTGGTAGAAGAATTTATGGATACTGACCTTTTTACGGTTACAGAAGATGACGTACCCGAGTTTGCAGCCGATATTATGGACTGGCAACGTATTCGTTATTTGCCTGTCGAATGTCGTGATGGTGTTTTGGGAGGTTTGGTTTCTTCTCGTCTTTTGCTGCGTTACTTCAAATCTAATTCTCATCAAACAGAAATAAAAAATAATATCACTACGGTAAAAGATTTGATGATAACCAATGTACATACCGTTTCGCCAGAAACCAATATTCATGAGGCTATGGATTTGATGCGCAAACAAAAAGTAGGTTGCCTTCCAGTAGTGGCAAATAATAATTTAGTTGGAATAATTACAGAAGCTAATTTCTTAAATATTACGGCTAGTCTTCTGAAAAGAATTGCAGAACGAAGAAGAAAACGTAGAGAAAAAAATGAAAAAAACGAGAAAATAAAAAATGCTTCAAAACCTCAAAATATAAGAGATAGAGAAATCAAGATTGAGGGAGTAGATTCTTCTCAAAACCGTTTGGAAAATGCAATGGCTAATGGAGAAGAAGAGGAGTAA
- a CDS encoding NAD kinase, whose amino-acid sequence MKKVAIHSKDIAESKLFFIKQIFTELENYGVEIIISKDFDRLLHSINFRPNIVGTFSAPHHLSNVDLMLSVGGDGTFLEAATIVQHQNVPILGINTGRLGFLATTSKEQIHSALESLMAGHYTLDERILLELEADRDLFKGVNIALNEFAIMKRDSSSMIVVHTYIDGEYLNSYWADGLIVATPTGSTGYSLSVGGPVVVPQSNNFIISPVSPHNLNVRPLIVPTESVIAFEIEGRSKNFLVSLDSRSRKVDSNIQLAVRRCNYTCKMVRLDGDSFLKTLREKLNWGMDIRNYLNRY is encoded by the coding sequence TTGAAGAAAGTAGCCATACACAGTAAAGACATTGCCGAAAGCAAACTTTTTTTTATAAAGCAAATCTTTACAGAACTAGAAAATTATGGAGTAGAGATTATCATTTCAAAGGATTTTGATAGGCTACTTCATTCTATTAATTTTCGTCCTAATATTGTAGGTACTTTTTCTGCTCCTCATCATCTTTCTAATGTAGATTTGATGCTTAGTGTGGGTGGAGATGGTACTTTTTTGGAGGCTGCAACCATCGTACAACACCAAAATGTTCCTATTTTGGGAATAAATACAGGGCGTTTGGGTTTCTTAGCGACAACTTCAAAAGAACAAATTCATAGTGCATTGGAAAGTCTTATGGCAGGTCATTATACGCTAGACGAACGTATTTTATTAGAATTGGAAGCTGATAGGGATTTGTTTAAAGGCGTAAATATTGCGCTCAACGAATTTGCAATTATGAAGCGAGATTCTTCTTCAATGATTGTGGTTCATACCTATATTGATGGCGAATATCTAAATTCGTATTGGGCAGATGGTCTGATTGTCGCTACGCCTACTGGTTCGACAGGCTATTCTTTGAGCGTCGGAGGTCCCGTAGTTGTTCCTCAATCCAATAATTTTATTATCTCTCCTGTTAGTCCTCATAACTTAAATGTTCGTCCTCTCATTGTTCCGACAGAAAGTGTAATTGCTTTTGAGATAGAAGGAAGAAGTAAAAACTTTTTAGTTTCTTTAGATTCTCGTTCTCGTAAAGTAGATAGTAATATTCAACTTGCTGTCAGAAGATGTAATTATACCTGTAAGATGGTGCGCTTAGATGGCGATAGTTTTCTCAAAACCCTTCGTGAAAAACTCAACTGGGGAATGGATATTCGTAATTATTTGAATCGTTACTAA
- a CDS encoding efflux RND transporter periplasmic adaptor subunit, which translates to MKKIFIASFVLLLIAMGVFVVYYFVNQEEDVQEDIELVSPRKDSIIKKTVATGSIVPLKEVTVKPAVSGIVDKIFFEAGQTVKVGDVIAKIKVIPNMTNLTNVQNNLEQAKLTLDMREREMKRQKQLFEDGVIAEREYMLAKDDYDLAKNQVNAAAESLVIVREGTSSRSSSTLTLVKATTSGIILDVPIKEGANVIESNTFNEGTTIATIADLSDMIFEGKVDEAEVGKLKKGMDLVLTIGAIDNEKFDAKLDFIAPKGIEEEGAIKFPIKADVELKENQFVRAGYSANADIVLERKDDVIVIEEAWLQSADKNKEKNNKSDKKEENKIDSTKTETKDSNQKSDAFYVEVQTSENVFEKRYLTLGLSDGINIEVLKGLKVGDKIKKPN; encoded by the coding sequence ATGAAAAAAATTTTTATCGCTTCCTTTGTGCTTTTACTTATAGCTATGGGAGTTTTTGTTGTTTATTATTTTGTTAATCAAGAAGAAGACGTACAAGAAGATATAGAATTGGTTTCTCCAAGAAAAGATTCTATAATAAAGAAAACGGTTGCAACAGGTTCGATTGTTCCTCTGAAAGAAGTAACTGTAAAACCTGCCGTTTCGGGTATTGTTGACAAAATTTTTTTTGAAGCTGGGCAAACAGTAAAAGTAGGAGATGTAATTGCTAAAATAAAAGTAATTCCGAATATGACTAACCTTACTAATGTTCAGAATAACTTAGAACAAGCAAAGCTTACCTTAGATATGCGTGAGCGTGAAATGAAAAGACAAAAGCAGCTTTTTGAAGATGGCGTAATTGCAGAGCGTGAATATATGCTTGCAAAAGACGATTACGATTTGGCGAAAAATCAGGTAAATGCAGCTGCAGAGAGTTTGGTTATTGTTCGTGAAGGAACTTCTAGCCGTTCTTCTAGCACACTAACATTAGTAAAAGCAACTACGAGTGGAATTATTTTGGACGTTCCTATCAAAGAAGGGGCAAACGTAATTGAAAGTAATACATTTAATGAAGGAACAACGATTGCAACCATTGCAGATTTGAGTGATATGATTTTTGAAGGAAAAGTAGATGAGGCAGAAGTAGGAAAATTAAAAAAAGGAATGGATTTGGTCTTGACAATTGGAGCAATCGACAATGAAAAATTTGATGCGAAACTAGATTTTATCGCACCAAAAGGCATTGAAGAAGAAGGAGCAATTAAGTTTCCGATAAAAGCAGACGTAGAACTTAAAGAAAATCAATTTGTTCGTGCTGGTTATAGTGCTAATGCAGATATTGTTTTGGAAAGAAAAGATGATGTAATTGTAATTGAAGAAGCGTGGTTACAATCGGCTGATAAAAACAAAGAAAAAAACAATAAATCAGATAAAAAAGAAGAAAACAAGATAGATTCTACCAAAACAGAAACTAAAGACTCAAATCAAAAATCTGATGCTTTTTATGTAGAAGTTCAAACAAGTGAAAATGTTTTTGAAAAACGCTATCTTACTTTAGGGCTTTCAGATGGAATAAATATTGAAGTTTTGAAGGGACTTAAAGTAGGAGATAAAATCAAAAAACCAAATTAA
- a CDS encoding DUF4783 domain-containing protein, whose amino-acid sequence MKSLFFIWVTFGLAWGVFSASPTLAQTEDEVISTAKTAIGAASTKELVKLCHDAIEIGLGDQKATYSQSQAEFVLKDFFTKNPAKQFEYIHKGASKEGLKYVIGKYTATNGNTFRVYILVKSTPNGFRIDTLDFSRE is encoded by the coding sequence ATGAAATCACTATTTTTTATTTGGGTTACCTTCGGACTTGCTTGGGGAGTTTTTTCAGCTTCTCCAACACTTGCACAGACAGAAGATGAGGTAATCAGCACAGCCAAAACAGCCATTGGAGCAGCTTCTACGAAAGAATTAGTCAAACTTTGTCACGATGCTATCGAAATAGGATTAGGCGACCAAAAGGCAACATACAGTCAATCACAAGCCGAATTTGTATTGAAAGATTTTTTTACAAAAAACCCAGCCAAACAGTTTGAATATATCCATAAAGGAGCTTCAAAAGAAGGTCTGAAGTATGTGATTGGAAAATATACAGCAACAAACGGAAATACGTTTAGAGTTTATATTTTGGTAAAATCAACACCAAACGGTTTTAGAATTGACACGCTAGACTTCAGTAGAGAATAA
- a CDS encoding IS4 family transposase, whose translation MAKAKYASSGKVTKLVSVLSSHLKGFHLARVQFIGLFVIAVIKVGLGGLIQIATAFERNVEYSSSLRRIERFLNYYELDFQAITNLIISLEGIEQWENIVLCLDRTNWKVGKEHINILLLSAAHKGVSIPLCWSVLSRTGNSATQQRIDLIEDFLNQFPNLSITALVADREFIGKKWFFYLATKKFDFVMRIKSNFKATRKGKTKSIVAWCRGLSISETYQLDGTFVVNEAEVYLSVSRTQKGYIYLASPVLLDNIFEIYKQRWEIETLFKALKSQGFNLENTKLTEPNKIAKLIALCSIAFVWCYKVGEWKHKKTKIRVCSNGYNEYSFFRYGLIEIKKILNNPMTSETKFDQKIKVLSME comes from the coding sequence ATGGCGAAAGCAAAGTATGCTTCTAGTGGTAAAGTTACAAAATTAGTTAGTGTTTTATCTTCTCATTTAAAAGGGTTTCATTTAGCCCGAGTTCAATTTATAGGTCTTTTTGTAATAGCTGTTATAAAGGTAGGTCTAGGAGGTTTAATTCAAATTGCAACTGCGTTTGAAAGGAATGTAGAATACAGTTCTTCTTTACGTCGTATAGAACGCTTTTTAAATTATTATGAGCTTGATTTTCAAGCAATTACTAATTTGATTATTTCCTTAGAAGGCATTGAACAATGGGAAAATATCGTACTGTGTTTGGATAGAACGAATTGGAAAGTTGGAAAAGAGCATATTAATATTTTGCTTCTCTCAGCAGCTCATAAAGGGGTATCTATTCCTCTTTGTTGGTCTGTACTTTCGAGGACAGGAAATTCAGCTACTCAACAACGAATTGATTTGATAGAAGATTTCTTAAATCAATTTCCTAATTTATCTATTACTGCTCTTGTAGCAGATAGAGAGTTTATAGGTAAAAAATGGTTTTTCTATTTAGCTACAAAAAAATTTGATTTTGTAATGCGTATAAAATCTAACTTTAAAGCTACTAGAAAAGGGAAAACAAAGTCTATTGTAGCATGGTGTAGAGGGCTTTCGATTTCAGAAACCTATCAACTAGATGGAACATTTGTAGTCAATGAAGCAGAGGTATATTTATCTGTAAGTCGAACACAAAAAGGATATATTTATTTAGCATCACCTGTTTTATTGGATAATATTTTTGAAATTTATAAACAACGTTGGGAAATCGAAACGTTGTTTAAAGCACTAAAATCACAAGGTTTTAACTTAGAAAATACAAAATTAACAGAACCAAATAAAATAGCTAAATTAATTGCTTTGTGTTCCATTGCCTTTGTTTGGTGTTACAAAGTAGGAGAATGGAAACATAAAAAAACAAAAATAAGAGTCTGTTCAAATGGATATAATGAATACTCTTTTTTCAGATATGGATTAATAGAAATTAAAAAAATACTCAATAATCCAATGACTAGTGAAACTAAATTTGATCAAAAAATTAAAGTTTTGTCAATGGAGTAA
- a CDS encoding sigma-70 family RNA polymerase sigma factor produces MSEKEIFSGCLKGSRPAQEALYRLYAGKVMTTCIRYAKSREEAEDMLQEVFLIIFKKINQVKKFEALGGWIRQVAVHKAIDIYHKQKKHFGHLSDEALMYESDTKDTALDMLSAEELIKLIRELPQGYRVVFNLYIIEGYKHEDIGKLLGISESTSRSQLTKAKQALRKILATNYKITQYIR; encoded by the coding sequence ATGTCAGAGAAAGAAATATTTTCAGGTTGTTTGAAAGGCTCTCGTCCTGCTCAAGAAGCTCTATACAGGCTTTATGCAGGAAAGGTCATGACAACTTGTATCCGTTATGCTAAGAGCAGAGAAGAAGCAGAAGACATGTTGCAAGAAGTTTTTCTAATCATTTTCAAGAAAATCAATCAAGTCAAAAAATTTGAAGCTCTTGGAGGTTGGATAAGACAAGTTGCTGTTCATAAAGCTATTGATATTTATCACAAACAAAAAAAGCATTTTGGGCATCTCTCTGATGAAGCACTTATGTATGAGTCTGACACAAAAGATACTGCACTTGATATGCTTTCTGCTGAAGAACTTATCAAGTTGATTAGAGAATTACCTCAAGGATATCGAGTAGTTTTTAATTTGTATATCATAGAAGGATACAAGCATGAAGATATTGGCAAATTATTAGGTATTTCAGAAAGCACTTCACGTTCTCAGCTTACAAAAGCCAAACAAGCATTACGAAAAATATTGGCAACCAACTATAAAATCACTCAATACATACGCTAA
- a CDS encoding aspartate carbamoyltransferase catalytic subunit, whose protein sequence is MSLSVNHLLGIKDLTQADILHIFEMAEQFKEVINRPIKKVPSLRDITIANVFFENSTRTRISFELAQKRLSADVVNFSASNSSVSKGETLLDTVNNILAMKVDMIVMRHSSAGAPHFLSKHINAAIVNAGDGTHEHPTQALLDTFSIREKLGEVAGKKVAIIGDISHSRVALSNIFALQKLGAEVMLCGMPTLIPKFINQLGVKVSYNLREALEWCDVANVLRIQLERQDVKNIPSLREYSLYYGINKELLDSLNKEIVIMHPGPINRGVEIDSDVADSEHSIILNQVENGVAIRMAVLYLLAEKIKPKSVTS, encoded by the coding sequence ATGAGTCTGAGTGTCAATCATTTATTAGGAATAAAAGACCTTACCCAAGCTGATATTTTGCATATTTTTGAAATGGCAGAGCAGTTTAAGGAAGTTATTAATCGTCCTATCAAAAAAGTACCTTCTTTACGTGATATTACGATTGCTAATGTTTTTTTTGAAAACTCTACTCGTACTCGTATTTCTTTCGAACTCGCTCAAAAACGTCTTTCTGCTGATGTAGTTAATTTTTCTGCAAGTAATAGTTCAGTTTCAAAAGGAGAAACACTTCTTGATACAGTTAATAATATTTTGGCAATGAAGGTAGATATGATTGTGATGCGTCATTCTAGTGCAGGTGCGCCTCATTTTTTATCCAAACATATCAATGCAGCTATCGTAAATGCAGGAGACGGAACACACGAACACCCAACACAAGCACTTTTAGATACTTTTTCGATTAGAGAAAAATTAGGTGAAGTAGCAGGAAAAAAAGTGGCTATTATTGGAGATATTTCGCATTCAAGAGTAGCTCTTTCTAATATTTTTGCACTTCAAAAACTGGGTGCAGAAGTGATGCTTTGTGGAATGCCTACACTAATTCCAAAGTTTATAAATCAATTAGGAGTAAAGGTAAGTTATAATCTCAGAGAAGCTTTAGAATGGTGTGATGTTGCAAATGTGTTGCGTATTCAGTTAGAAAGGCAAGATGTAAAAAATATTCCTTCGCTGCGTGAATATTCACTTTATTATGGAATAAATAAAGAATTATTGGATTCTCTCAATAAAGAAATTGTAATTATGCACCCTGGACCCATTAATAGAGGAGTAGAAATTGATAGTGATGTAGCCGATTCTGAACACTCAATTATTCTTAATCAAGTAGAAAATGGTGTTGCTATCCGAATGGCTGTGTTGTATCTTTTGGCTGAGAAAATAAAACCGAAATCAGTTACCAGTTAG
- a CDS encoding SDR family NAD(P)-dependent oxidoreductase, with the protein MLAFITGATSGIGLATAHIFAENNIDLILCGRRTERLQELEKELSQKVKVTTLSFDVRYREEVQKAVDSLPKDFQNIDILINNAGNAHGLSSIQEGSLDDWDFMIDLNVKGLLYVTKALLPKLLNQTRSEKNKGQIINIGSIAGIDSYANGNVYCATKSAVAMLSETMRIDLLKENIKVSEVKPGLVETEFSKVRFKNDENRAEKVYQNYTPLTAEDIAELIYFVVSRPAHVNIADVLILPTDQAKSAMVNKK; encoded by the coding sequence ATGTTAGCATTCATCACAGGCGCAACTTCAGGAATCGGACTTGCCACAGCACACATTTTTGCAGAAAATAATATTGACCTTATTCTTTGTGGAAGAAGAACTGAAAGACTCCAAGAGTTAGAAAAAGAATTATCTCAAAAAGTAAAAGTAACGACACTTTCTTTCGATGTTCGTTATAGAGAGGAAGTGCAAAAGGCAGTTGATTCTCTCCCAAAAGACTTTCAAAATATAGATATTCTTATCAATAATGCAGGAAATGCACACGGACTTTCTTCTATTCAAGAAGGAAGTTTAGATGATTGGGATTTTATGATTGACCTCAACGTAAAAGGACTTTTGTATGTAACAAAGGCACTTTTACCAAAATTATTAAATCAAACAAGGTCAGAAAAAAACAAAGGTCAAATTATAAATATTGGTTCAATAGCTGGGATAGATTCTTATGCTAATGGAAATGTCTATTGTGCTACAAAATCAGCTGTTGCGATGCTTAGTGAGACAATGAGAATTGATTTGCTCAAAGAAAATATAAAAGTAAGTGAAGTAAAACCTGGATTAGTAGAGACAGAGTTTTCGAAAGTTCGTTTCAAAAATGATGAAAATAGAGCTGAAAAAGTATATCAGAATTATACGCCACTTACAGCCGAAGATATTGCCGAGCTTATTTATTTTGTGGTTTCTCGTCCTGCTCATGTAAATATTGCTGATGTTCTGATTTTGCCAACCGACCAAGCCAAATCTGCTATGGTAAATAAGAAATAA
- the dinB gene encoding DNA polymerase IV: MTTALRKIIHIDMDAFYASVEQRDNPELRGKPIAVGGDGKRGVVAAASYEARKYGVYSAMSSKIALQKCPHLIFVRPRFEEYKKVSLQIRAIFSEYTDLIEPLSLDEAYLDVTQNKKQFPSATLLAMQIKDEIKAKTNLTASAGVSFNKFLAKIASDINKPDGIFTIIPADASKFIDELPIKKFHGIGKVTAKKMHHLGIYTGKDLKKWQKNDLIKNFGKAGRFYFHIAHGQDNRPVNPNRIRKSIGAERTFSEDLFEETEMIESLQKIAQKLSPLLLNKDVKGRTLTLKIKYADFNQITRSQTVIQGLQTEEDLAKIYIPLLKSIFPLQIGVRLLGLQVSNLSNQSKEEVKHKIGRQLTLDF, translated from the coding sequence TTGACGACTGCACTTCGCAAAATAATACATATAGATATGGACGCTTTTTATGCTTCAGTAGAACAGCGAGATAATCCAGAACTAAGAGGAAAGCCTATTGCAGTAGGTGGAGATGGAAAACGAGGTGTAGTGGCAGCAGCAAGTTATGAAGCACGAAAATACGGTGTTTATTCGGCAATGTCTTCCAAAATTGCTTTGCAGAAATGCCCTCATTTGATTTTTGTACGTCCTCGTTTTGAAGAGTACAAAAAGGTTTCTTTACAGATTAGAGCTATCTTTTCAGAATATACAGATTTGATAGAACCACTTTCTTTAGACGAAGCCTATTTAGATGTAACACAAAATAAAAAACAGTTTCCTTCTGCTACTTTACTTGCGATGCAGATTAAAGATGAGATAAAAGCTAAAACTAATCTAACAGCTTCTGCTGGAGTCTCTTTTAATAAGTTTTTAGCCAAAATTGCTTCTGATATTAATAAACCAGATGGAATTTTTACGATTATACCTGCTGATGCTTCAAAATTTATTGATGAGCTTCCTATCAAAAAATTTCATGGTATTGGTAAAGTAACTGCAAAAAAAATGCACCATTTGGGTATTTATACAGGAAAGGATTTGAAAAAATGGCAAAAGAATGATTTGATAAAAAACTTTGGTAAAGCAGGAAGGTTTTATTTTCATATTGCTCACGGACAAGATAATCGCCCTGTAAATCCGAATCGTATCAGAAAATCTATTGGTGCAGAACGGACTTTTTCGGAAGATTTATTTGAGGAAACAGAAATGATAGAATCTCTTCAAAAAATTGCTCAAAAATTATCTCCACTACTTTTGAATAAAGATGTAAAAGGCAGAACCCTTACTCTCAAAATAAAATATGCAGATTTTAATCAAATTACTCGTAGCCAAACTGTTATTCAAGGCTTACAAACTGAAGAGGATTTAGCGAAAATTTATATTCCCTTGCTCAAAAGTATTTTTCCTCTGCAAATAGGAGTTCGATTATTGGGTTTACAAGTTTCTAATTTAAGTAATCAATCAAAAGAAGAGGTAAAGCATAAAATAGGTAGGCAATTGACTTTGGACTTTTGA
- a CDS encoding transposase, translating to MHPPKDQEAVEWYLLTTQKIVTLQQALLCIEHYKKRWTIERWHYVLKQGLRIEKLQFDTFTSLSNAISLLSIVAWQLYLLKKLAEDYEDISADQVLTKIQLEVLGKQSQKKIRYLQEALIRIAVLGGFTPSKKQPLPGEMTIWKGYKMLSLIVQGYKLANPKKYGTG from the coding sequence ATGCACCCTCCCAAAGATCAAGAGGCAGTAGAATGGTATCTACTAACCACTCAAAAAATAGTTACCCTTCAACAGGCACTTCTTTGTATAGAACACTACAAAAAACGTTGGACTATTGAGCGTTGGCATTATGTGCTTAAACAGGGTTTACGAATAGAAAAACTACAGTTTGATACATTTACTTCACTATCTAATGCTATCAGCTTACTCTCCATTGTAGCTTGGCAACTTTATTTGCTCAAAAAACTGGCAGAAGACTATGAAGATATTTCTGCTGATCAAGTATTGACAAAGATACAACTAGAGGTGTTAGGAAAACAAAGTCAGAAAAAAATACGCTACCTTCAAGAGGCTTTGATACGCATCGCTGTGTTAGGTGGATTTACACCATCTAAAAAACAACCTCTACCTGGCGAAATGACAATATGGAAAGGGTATAAGATGCTTAGTTTAATAGTTCAAGGCTATAAACTGGCTAACCCAAAAAAATATGGGACAGGATAA